Sequence from the Primulina huaijiensis isolate GDHJ02 chromosome 16, ASM1229523v2, whole genome shotgun sequence genome:
aatttttggtataaaatAGCAGATCATGAAGCAGTCTTTCCCAGAAGTTGAACTAGTCCATGCTCATTCACGCCGGATCATTTGCTTTCAGAATCGTAAAGATCTGTTCTGAACATTTGATTAAGGAGGAACAACGTAAAGCAATAACAATAAAACACAATGAATCATAAATGTCATTCTCATATGTTGATATTTATCTATTGAGTGtttgaaaattgttgaaaaatGTGAATGCAAACAACTCCAAACATTAAATTGAAGATCATCAAGGTAGATGCATATAGGTAATAAGAGgccataaaatttttaaatggtCATCATATATCATTAAGTACAACCAAATCCAACTGCCGCACTGTTAAGAAGTGAATGATCTTAAGTGCCATAGCACAGCTAGGagtgttatgttaaaagcaatATCACCAGACTCATTAGTCATTCCAGTATGCCCTCAGACTTCATCAGAAAATCACAAAATATACAGGATATTCCATACCGGATAACCGATGAAATTATACTTAAAATGTCAGTTCTAGAAATCATTCCATGTTGAAAAACAACAATtggaaatttattatttaatgcGATGCTTAGACAAGTATAAACAAGTTAAGCGGCCACCAGGAATGCGATAGAGCAGatataccaagtgtttgttagTATTCCATATTATACCGAACATGGCCCAAAAATCCAGACAAAAGTATGagtttgcaaaataaatttttttggattcTTTACATGTTTGCAGAAGCGagtattttacttaaaaaaatgaagaagtGAGTGTCACATTGTACTTTAGAGTAGGGATTCTACAACTAGtctttaattgtttatgcatcaGAACTTACTTAAATAGCTATTGACCTGGCATATCAACCAGGTCAAATCACAGAAGCACAAGCAAGCTGAAAAAAGAGTTGCTTACCATACACGTGACAGAGCGTGTTTTCTAATGGTTTTCGGAGGATGTTTTTCAAGTTTATAGCCCTTGAACTCAATAAAAGTTTTATCCAATGCAGGGTAAAAACCAAAATGATTCATCTTCTAAATGACCAATCAATTTTAGCAGAGCAAGGTATCAAAGCAGTAGACAGTCAAGACGTACACGAAGGCCAAGTTTCGTATTGGGAAGATATCTTTTGCTCCAATGTCAAACTTCTAAAAACCTAAACCCGATATTATCATGTCAAACTTATGTCAGGTTTCGGGATGTGTCCTAACAGGCAGCTCCAACTGAAGGAAGACTGTTCTATTGAATCCCAAATTATCATAATTTGACCAGTGTAAACGCGAATTCTACTAGAATCAAAAAAATTCCATGACTATTTTATGAAATGGAGATTCCAAGCAAAATTGGGTGGGGGGAGGGGGTGGTCAGAGAAAAGTAAGATCATCCTCGTTTTCGAGCATTCATTGCTGAACAGAAATCAAGCAGGTGATGTGAAAGCTAGAGCCATGCTGATAACTTAACTGAGAAATATTTTGATGGGGAGAGCCTGCGATAATCACCCTAACCTATGCAAATAGATTGtaagtcatccataaaaaaactGTGTAGTAATAAGAAGTTCAATTGGACCAGATGGTATTTTCTTTCACATTTTTTGGCTTCCTATAACCTCAGGTTCACAGTATATAGATTGTGTTTGGTTGGAGAATTTGATCTGTGCGGACTTATTTGATTTGCGGAAAAGATCTAAAACTTGGATTGCAGATCACTCTGATATTGAATGCATAAAAAATCCATTACAATTGCTCATACAAAACTTTAAGTTTACATGGAATGAAATTGAAATCTCCAGATACCAAAACCATTCAAATGCAACCTGAATTCTAATGATTATCACTTAAATAATTGATACAATGAGGGAAGATGCAATCGGAATATAAATGAAAcatgttttcttgaatttaagGATCAATTCATGAATCTTTATGTTGATTCTTGTTACTAACACGATGCATAAGCGACATATTTTTCTGGTCAGGATGGAAATCTTACATGTCTAACATTCGGCGGGGTGCACTTGAGGATCCAATGTTTTGAGGAACAAAGCTCTCGTGATcatctaattttcttgaaaaaacatATTCAGCATGAGATCAACCAATAAATCGATCAAACATCTAATCTAATTTCCATTGCATAACATCAACTTCTTACGGAGACAACTCACATCACAAACTTGAAATCTACATTTTTTAGCACTTAATAAATCCAATGGTTGTATCTCGGTTAATGAAAGTTTTGATCTGCATAATTGCACATGCTTAGGCCATTTAGGTTGGCAAAAACAATGTCTAAGATGACGGCCGACAAACACAAAATCAAGCCTCTAGATAGAAACAGTGACACTCGTAGCAATGAACTAATGATAGATAAATacagaaaaataaatagaaaggaTACACCAAGTAGAACCCATGAGCAAAGGCGCCAACCAAGACTGTTGTAAACAATCGATCCCTCAAAACCGGTCTGTGTCGGAGCGAAAGCCGAACTGTTAGGCATGTCGCCCCAtgcaaaagttaaaaaaaagaagCTTGATTATTAAAGAAGATACAATTGTAGCACTCTGAAATGCATTAAATCCCAGAGTCTCTCGCAAATTGAACACAATTTCGACCCAATTTGAAAATTACTCACACGGAGAAGGGAATGACTTACTGAGAGGAAGAACAGGAGCATAGATTAGCGGAGCCAAAAATTTGAACGGGGGAcctttcttttgtttcctaaaGGCGTTCCTTTGGAAACAGACAAAGCAATTCgatcaaaataaacaaatttacaAGAATTTAGAGAGTGGTTTAGGATTTTTTTCGTTGCAGACTTACTGAGTCGATGGATCAGCCGGCGACGCCATGGTACCTGAAAGGCTCCAAATGATGAGAGATCAAAAGAGCTGGTTGGCTGAATAGGTTGGATGTTCCTGCAATCTCACggacatgttttattttttgagaaagGCATGTTTGATTTCTTGTATTCccaagtaaaaaaataaataggatTTTTTTAAccgagaaaaaaaatatatcaagagACTCAATAATGtcaacattaatatttttattagacGATCTCACTAATACACATGCAATATTATTTTTGCATTGTCAAAGTTTCACACAATTAGAGCTATCAAAATGGGTCAAGTTTGTCGGACCAATCCGACGTACCATATAAAATAAACTAGCTGGTTGATAAAATATCAACCCATTTGGATGCGGGCCAAACAACTTGAGCTCGCTTGGTTTGCGGGTTCGGACAAACTGGTTCGAGGCTAGGCATGCTAGCCCGTCATATGAGGGTTTTATTTGTTTAgttgatatattaatttatgtttGAATATATGTTTACATACACCACAAAGTAACGACGCACAAAAAGCATAACACTTAGGCGGGTTAGCACACTTAACCCACGGCCAACATGGAGTGGGATGAGAAATTATCAACTTCCTTAATAGCGGGTTGGCCCGCCTCGGTTCCGCTTAATGGTGGGTTGTGGTAGGTTACGAACTGATTCGTCTTTTTAATACATTCTGACAACTCTACGCACAGTCATATCTTCCTTGTCTAAACTCTAAACCACGACCACGAGTGAATAAATtgtttaaacatcaaaatatattcaatttaattcgaaaaaaattatatctaaaatatatttacattttttgttGCCAATAGCAGGAATGCCAAATGTGATTTGAGACGTGCCACTGTAAGCCTTTTTGAACCATTTCAAGACGCTACGAATAGCTGTCATGACAAACCGAATTTTAGGCCCATTTTGAACCCTGTCTCGTGGAGTTATGCTAAAAGGtatattttagtattgttcccgaacaatatacatatatattgttTTGATTGCAAaacaaacattttattttaaaaaaagttccTACTAAATCAAGCGAACTAGGAAATCAGATTTACATTgaatttgacaaaaaaatatcCGCGTTCGATGTCCCCGCTTATATATTTGACATTACTGAGATATATCGTCCAAACCGAGTTCTGCGACAATTTGATCAATCGCAGCACATTCTAACGCCAACGTTAGATGGAGATGAATTTCACGAATGCACCCGACAAGGGCGGCTAAACTATAATTGGGCTAAatgtcataaaaaattattgacgCATGAGATGATCATGTTAATTTGATTGTTGAGGGTGAGCCTGGAATCGAAAATATGAGCATGACACGTGAATACTCGATGTGGTATGATAATATAACTTGTCGTCTTATAACCTTATCAATCCGCAAGCAGAATATGGATATATGCCCTATGATGCAAAATTCGATGTGTTGAGGTTTGTTGTAATAatttgcttttaaaaaaatttacattacTGTCAAATAAGTAACTAAAGCATGTATTAGAATTCCAATCACGCATATTGTTCGACCAACGAGTATTATTTTTAGCCGCACATCCAATAATATATTGATCCCAATCACCAACACCATCATCCATGGATGTATAAGGTTTGTCCAAATCTTTATGAAAATCAGTTGTCGAAGTACCAACTTACTGATCAAATCCTATCATGCTTAAGCCTTGTGACATAGCATGTATGACTCGAgaacatttttcatttcattatCTTCGATGGTTTCACATTAAAAATACAACTCCATGTACTGCACATGGGAATTATGACCTAACATAAATTGTAAAGCATCATCATCAAGTACAACATGAAATCATATCATGCTTAGGCCCCGTGACATGACATGTATGACTCAAGAACACTTTTCATTGCATTATCTTCGATGATTTCACATTCAAAATACAACTCTATGCACCGCACATCGGAATTAAGACTTGACATAAATTGTAAAATATCATCATCGAGGACAACATGTGCTTCTAGTTAACGTGATCTGTCAATATATGAATATTTGGTTGAAGGGTTCAACCTAGATTTTGTGTCATGGATATCTAACTTTCgatgaattatttaaatcagTTCAATTTCACACAATGTCATAGATCTAGGTATACGAATTAACTTCACACCTTAAATACTATAATTGTTTGTTAGATATCTTACAATAACATTACCgtcaatatataaaattatcaaaacaatGTCTATTCgtgcatttaaatatattaagcaataaaataacaatttaaataaaaacatggtgattattacaataaaaaataaaattcacatttaaaaaaaatgatattaacaAAAATGCTCTTTTAAAAACCATAAACAAATAGCAAGCTAATTTTTATTGATTAACAGAAAGCAAAAGACCTAAAACCCGACTATTCATTCTTTTGGCTAACAACAAAAAACCCAGACCTATATGTACATAATATTTATGTAtgaataattatatatacacaaaaatttaaaaaaaattattaaatatttctaataatacttaaaatgaaaattatgataaataactCAATAATTAGAAATTTACGGATAATGTGCTTCAACGTGACCAAATCTTCAAATCCTCTTCAAATCTATTAATGACGAAAAAAATTACggattatttatataaaaaatatttttgagttgcatgtaattttaaaaaattaattcatactattaaatttcagaaattatgaaatataactcaagaactaGAAATCatgaatgatttttttactGATGAAAAATTTCTCATCAAATCTAATAAAAAAGAACAATTTACTGATGACAAATTTCTCTTCAAATATAACGAAAAGATCAATTCATGGATTTTGCATTTAATAAGTTCAGAGATATCTTCATATAGACTAGTGCATCGACGCACGCATTACGtgcttgtacaatattttttataattcatttagtttaaatttaaatgaaaatcaaaatataattataaaaaatagtgaatGACTATACTgttattttgatatatgaattaaaaaataaatagaaaaaagaaataataaaagacccaaataataattgaacatataattattaaaacagatcatgacatcaaaagttagttactctaagtatctcaaacttaataatatagtatagatatccAAAAACACAGAATGCATAGAATTGCAtg
This genomic interval carries:
- the LOC140960856 gene encoding uncharacterized protein, with translation MASPADPSTQNAFRKQKKGPPFKFLAPLIYAPVLPLIRLSLRHRPVLRDRLFTTVLVGAFAHGFYLVTDLYDSESK